From Mucilaginibacter rubeus, a single genomic window includes:
- a CDS encoding SusD/RagB family nutrient-binding outer membrane lipoprotein: MKAYSLLYLAIGAMFITSCTKDFQKINTNNNSPSSTRPEYHFTEAITQTAYAYQENAFDRRPAALGRYITLVRNNDYETFRWTAVDWNDIYQRAMIIKTMQDEATTTAQPVYVATGNILMAFNISYLTDLYGDVPYSQALQSVATGNIKPAYDKQQDIYMNLLKLLKDANEQLRANGSGIDASADALYAGKALQWRKLANSLRLRLLLRCSKVYANAFTEIQEIINNSDQYPIFTGNTDNAEVIYQGVKKDDSWPGGAKNMIDADFAKTKASKELVDALIARNDPRLAVWVAPVASTTGSTVDHNQYVGVPHALTNPADYNGGETHQSVLSSFFRQDKATGLKASLMIYPEVCFILAEAVQTGKVTVPSKTASSLYHDGIEASMDYYGVKSQAATQAYYDSPLVKYDGTQKQLIIQKWLAMLFRGSEGWFDFRRTGFPEFVAGPMAFQPQFPVRYCWPTSEPNVNNDSYRAAIAVFGADDINTKMWYLK; this comes from the coding sequence ATGAAAGCTTATTCCCTTTTATATTTAGCAATTGGCGCGATGTTTATTACATCATGCACCAAAGATTTTCAAAAGATCAATACCAACAATAATAGCCCGTCTTCAACCCGGCCCGAATATCATTTTACCGAGGCTATTACGCAAACCGCTTATGCTTACCAGGAAAACGCGTTCGATCGTCGTCCGGCAGCCTTGGGCAGGTATATCACCCTGGTGCGTAATAATGATTATGAAACTTTCAGATGGACAGCCGTTGACTGGAACGACATTTATCAACGGGCTATGATCATCAAAACCATGCAGGACGAGGCTACAACTACCGCGCAACCTGTGTATGTAGCGACAGGTAATATTTTAATGGCCTTTAATATCTCGTATCTAACCGATTTGTATGGCGATGTGCCTTACTCGCAGGCGCTGCAGTCGGTAGCTACAGGTAACATAAAACCTGCTTATGACAAACAGCAGGATATTTATATGAATTTGCTCAAACTGTTAAAAGATGCCAATGAACAGCTCCGCGCCAATGGATCAGGAATTGATGCAAGTGCTGATGCTTTATATGCCGGCAAAGCGCTTCAGTGGCGAAAACTGGCAAATTCCCTGCGCCTAAGATTATTGCTGCGCTGTTCAAAAGTTTATGCAAATGCTTTTACAGAGATTCAGGAGATCATTAACAACAGCGACCAATACCCGATTTTTACCGGCAATACAGACAACGCCGAAGTAATATATCAGGGTGTTAAAAAAGATGACAGCTGGCCGGGTGGCGCGAAAAATATGATCGATGCTGATTTTGCCAAAACAAAGGCCAGTAAAGAATTGGTTGACGCGCTGATTGCCCGTAATGATCCGCGTTTGGCTGTATGGGTAGCACCTGTTGCATCAACCACAGGTTCAACAGTTGATCATAATCAATATGTTGGTGTTCCGCATGCTCTTACTAACCCTGCCGATTATAACGGAGGAGAAACCCACCAGTCGGTATTGTCGTCGTTTTTCAGGCAGGATAAAGCTACGGGCTTAAAAGCAAGCCTGATGATCTATCCGGAAGTATGCTTCATCCTTGCGGAAGCTGTGCAAACAGGAAAGGTGACAGTGCCCTCTAAAACAGCATCGTCACTATATCACGATGGTATTGAGGCCTCAATGGATTATTATGGAGTAAAGTCACAAGCCGCAACCCAGGCTTACTATGATTCACCCCTGGTGAAATATGATGGAACCCAAAAACAATTGATCATTCAAAAATGGCTGGCTATGTTGTTTCGCGGATCTGAAGGCTGGTTTGATTTCCGCCGTACCGGGTTCCCTGAATTTGTAGCCGGGCCAATGGCATTTCAGCCACAGTTTCCGGTAAGGTATTGCTGGCCAACAAGCGAGCCAAACGTTAATAACGATAGTTATCGTGCAGCCATCGCGGTGTTTGGTGCCGATGATATCAATACCAAAATGTGGTATCTCAAATAG
- a CDS encoding purple acid phosphatase family protein, with the protein MSKIARRSFIGRTLKMGALLPVMGSQVKLLSKDAESVNYPATELPDRILLTITENPAVSITINWRTALTSEVNLVEYAIADAHPEFVSKVKTVNAVSKKFSFEDIQFINHRVTLNDLQPDTLYAYRVGYGENRSEWFQFRTAKSPIEKAGLSFIYLGDAQVGIKPLWSRVIRKAYATLPDAQLVIHAGDLVNRANKDEEWGDWFAAGNYIHASTPALMTPGNHEYTHDDGKPHLSVYWNEQFGLPNNGPDDELLKGSCYYTDIQGVRLISLNTQMIEEAPSDDCIQRQVNWLHKVLKQNRQQWTCVVMHHPMYSTKKGRDNKKSREHLKPIFDQYGVDIVLQGHDHAYARGMSKIGLTNGGPNDTSHTAYVVSVSGSKMYETEPMDWADIIINHTQVYQTINIDGNTLQFKAYLATGEIADAFDLVKRKGKPNQLISKK; encoded by the coding sequence ATGAGCAAAATAGCAAGAAGGAGTTTTATAGGCCGTACCTTGAAAATGGGCGCTTTATTGCCTGTTATGGGTTCACAGGTAAAGTTATTAAGTAAAGATGCCGAAAGCGTGAACTATCCGGCAACCGAACTGCCAGATCGTATCTTATTAACTATAACAGAAAATCCGGCGGTTAGTATCACCATTAACTGGCGTACCGCACTAACCTCCGAAGTGAACTTGGTTGAATATGCCATAGCCGATGCGCATCCCGAGTTTGTATCAAAAGTGAAAACAGTGAATGCTGTTTCAAAAAAGTTCAGCTTTGAAGATATTCAGTTCATTAATCACCGGGTTACTTTAAATGATCTCCAGCCCGATACCCTATATGCTTACCGGGTTGGATACGGCGAAAATAGAAGTGAATGGTTCCAGTTTCGGACTGCCAAAAGTCCGATTGAAAAAGCCGGACTAAGTTTCATTTATTTGGGCGATGCGCAAGTGGGCATAAAACCGTTATGGAGCCGTGTTATACGCAAGGCTTATGCTACGCTGCCAGATGCGCAGCTGGTGATTCATGCAGGCGACCTGGTAAACCGCGCGAATAAAGATGAAGAATGGGGCGATTGGTTTGCCGCCGGTAATTATATCCATGCCAGTACACCCGCCTTAATGACACCCGGTAACCACGAGTATACCCATGACGATGGCAAACCTCACCTGTCTGTTTATTGGAACGAGCAATTTGGCCTGCCCAATAATGGTCCCGATGATGAATTATTGAAAGGGAGCTGTTATTATACAGATATTCAGGGTGTGAGGCTTATTTCGCTCAATACCCAAATGATTGAGGAAGCACCATCTGATGATTGTATACAAAGACAGGTTAACTGGCTGCATAAGGTATTGAAGCAAAACCGCCAGCAATGGACATGCGTGGTTATGCACCATCCTATGTACTCCACAAAAAAAGGGCGGGATAACAAAAAATCGCGCGAGCATCTGAAACCCATATTTGATCAATACGGGGTGGATATTGTATTGCAAGGCCATGACCATGCTTACGCCCGTGGTATGAGTAAAATTGGTCTGACTAACGGCGGCCCGAACGATACCTCGCATACTGCTTACGTAGTATCGGTAAGCGGTTCAAAAATGTACGAAACCGAGCCGATGGATTGGGCCGATATCATCATTAACCATACCCAGGTTTATCAAACCATCAACATTGATGGCAATACGCTGCAATTTAAAGCGTACCTGGCTACCGGAGAAATTGCCGACGCTTTTGACCTGGTTAAAAGAAAGGGAAAACCTAATCAACTCATCAGCAAAAAATAA
- a CDS encoding purple acid phosphatase family protein — protein sequence MKRRDFVKGTALTALGASIIAPLETLAGSRETHLESDELSNAVVADENYPLNFVAIGDWGRNGEYRQKEVADQMGKWAATHANKFIVSVGDNFYPKGVVSENDPLWHYSFENVYTAHSLQYDWYPVLGNHDYGTDPEAQVRYSKISRRWNMPALYYSKEIDIDKQSGKALLVFIDTQPIVYDFKEREPEKQLQWLDQTLGNASADVKWKIVIGHHPCYTVGPRIKNYDTLSIRKALSGIFEKHKVDVYLSGHEHSLQHLKADGHTHQFISGAGSELTEVTAGIPYCRFQASEHGFMYFSINANKLRVNAVNDEGRVLYETTLSK from the coding sequence ATGAAAAGAAGAGATTTTGTCAAGGGCACGGCTTTAACGGCTTTGGGCGCATCAATTATAGCCCCGCTTGAAACACTGGCGGGCAGCCGTGAAACGCATCTGGAAAGTGATGAACTGTCGAACGCCGTTGTTGCCGATGAGAATTATCCCCTGAATTTTGTTGCCATTGGCGATTGGGGCCGTAATGGCGAATACCGTCAGAAAGAAGTGGCCGATCAGATGGGTAAATGGGCTGCCACGCATGCCAATAAATTCATAGTGTCAGTGGGCGACAATTTTTACCCCAAAGGTGTTGTAAGCGAAAACGATCCCCTGTGGCATTACTCTTTTGAAAACGTTTATACGGCACATTCCCTTCAGTATGACTGGTACCCGGTTTTAGGTAATCATGATTACGGAACCGATCCGGAGGCCCAGGTACGCTACAGTAAAATAAGCCGCCGCTGGAATATGCCTGCGCTTTATTACAGCAAGGAGATTGATATTGATAAGCAAAGTGGTAAGGCGCTGCTGGTATTTATTGATACCCAGCCCATAGTTTACGATTTTAAAGAACGCGAGCCTGAAAAGCAGCTCCAATGGCTTGATCAAACGCTGGGAAATGCCTCGGCGGATGTAAAGTGGAAAATTGTGATCGGTCATCACCCTTGTTATACGGTTGGCCCTCGGATAAAAAATTATGATACGCTGTCGATCCGGAAAGCACTGTCCGGCATCTTTGAAAAACATAAGGTTGATGTTTATCTGTCTGGACACGAGCACTCGCTGCAGCATTTGAAAGCTGATGGGCATACGCATCAGTTTATATCAGGTGCAGGTTCAGAACTTACAGAGGTTACTGCCGGTATTCCTTATTGTCGTTTCCAGGCTTCTGAGCATGGGTTTATGTACTTCTCCATCAATGCCAATAAACTTAGGGTAAATGCTGTCAATGATGAGGGCAGGGTGCTTTACGAAACCACTTTAAGCAAATAA
- a CDS encoding cupin domain-containing protein: MFRTLKFILPALLFAGTAKAQISKTGQFRLTPQEIKALTPTGAVNAPGSSNYSAVKEIVVIGDPSKPGIYMILLEVAANTKIAAHQHPDQRTATVVSGTWHFGYGNKFDQTKLKTLPIGSIYSEVAGQNHFAMTGNEPVVVEITGFGPSGVNYVNPKDDPRHK; the protein is encoded by the coding sequence ATGTTTCGCACGCTTAAATTCATCCTGCCTGCACTTTTATTTGCCGGCACTGCAAAAGCTCAAATTTCTAAAACCGGTCAATTCCGGCTGACGCCACAAGAAATAAAGGCGCTCACACCAACAGGAGCGGTTAACGCCCCCGGATCCTCTAACTATTCGGCTGTCAAAGAAATTGTAGTCATAGGCGACCCTTCCAAACCAGGCATTTATATGATCTTGTTGGAAGTTGCCGCCAACACCAAAATTGCAGCCCACCAGCACCCGGATCAACGCACTGCCACTGTAGTATCAGGCACCTGGCATTTTGGTTATGGCAATAAGTTTGATCAAACAAAACTCAAAACATTACCCATCGGAAGCATTTACTCGGAGGTAGCCGGCCAAAATCATTTTGCTATGACCGGAAACGAACCAGTTGTTGTTGAGATTACCGGCTTCGGTCCATCCGGAGTAAATTATGTGAACCCCAAAGATGATCCGCGCCATAAATAA
- a CDS encoding RNA polymerase sigma-70 factor — protein sequence MTKVIKDFSDRLLWDRYQGGNTGAYDILFKRYHDPIFNYALKNVPDREIAEELTLDVMLRLWQKKGDLIIETDLRAYLFRSIKNAIYNYYRKKILSTIPIDLLTIQDTPLGGATDDKLKYFELEKIYHQKLNELSPQRQKIFRMSRERNMTYAQIAEETGLSVNTIENYMVVTLRILRRELSEHADVTVMLIALASFF from the coding sequence ATGACTAAGGTAATTAAGGATTTTTCAGATCGTTTATTATGGGACAGATATCAGGGCGGGAATACCGGTGCTTACGATATCTTATTTAAACGCTATCACGACCCCATCTTTAATTACGCTCTCAAAAATGTACCCGACAGGGAAATAGCCGAAGAACTTACATTAGATGTGATGCTCAGGCTCTGGCAAAAGAAAGGTGACCTGATCATAGAAACCGATCTTCGTGCATATCTTTTCCGCTCCATCAAAAACGCTATCTATAATTACTACCGCAAAAAAATCCTGAGTACCATTCCTATCGATCTGTTAACAATTCAGGATACACCTTTGGGCGGCGCGACTGATGACAAGTTGAAGTATTTCGAGTTAGAAAAGATCTACCATCAAAAACTAAATGAACTCAGTCCTCAGCGCCAGAAAATTTTCAGGATGAGCAGGGAACGGAATATGACCTACGCACAGATAGCCGAAGAAACCGGTCTTTCGGTTAATACCATCGAAAATTATATGGTAGTTACCCTGCGCATCCTGCGCCGCGAATTAAGCGAACATGCCGATGTTACGGTGATGCTTATCGCCCTTGCATCTTTCTTTTAA
- a CDS encoding FecR family protein, with amino-acid sequence MHSEENIKSLIRKYISGRYTPEELEEIREFIAKPDSQQLFDEVLEEQGTGLVPEDDIDQPHLDDKLKLFYQKLQQQTPDEVSEPDSAPRILSIFKIRYLRHAAIWTVFVLGAALYGITRFRKLPVKEQIAYHEQVNPLGRRSKIILPDSSEVYLGAGSRLNYPDKFASNTREISLEGEAFFQVTKNPHKPFIIHTGTVQTRVLGTSFKIDAFKNQPISVAVATGKVRVDDVSGNKIKSLAVLVPGQMVTYDNKLAVTSAVITTEVSGWKDALLSFHNRNLKDITSVLERWYNVKILYRKPAIAHQKISVALQADMPLNKIMKVLAATAHFDFIISGQQVNIN; translated from the coding sequence ATGCATTCAGAAGAGAACATAAAATCACTTATCAGGAAATATATTTCCGGCAGATATACTCCTGAAGAACTGGAAGAGATCCGGGAGTTTATTGCAAAACCGGATTCACAGCAACTTTTTGACGAAGTATTGGAAGAGCAGGGGACAGGTCTTGTTCCCGAAGATGATATCGATCAGCCGCACCTGGACGATAAGCTAAAACTTTTTTATCAAAAACTGCAGCAGCAAACCCCAGATGAGGTATCAGAACCCGATTCGGCGCCTCGTATCTTATCCATTTTTAAAATCCGTTATCTGCGCCATGCTGCCATCTGGACGGTGTTTGTGCTTGGCGCGGCCTTATATGGTATAACTCGCTTTCGCAAGTTGCCGGTAAAAGAACAAATTGCATATCATGAGCAGGTAAATCCTTTGGGCCGCAGGTCAAAAATTATTTTGCCGGATAGCTCGGAAGTTTATCTGGGGGCAGGCAGCCGGTTAAACTACCCGGATAAGTTTGCCAGCAACACCCGCGAAATTTCTTTAGAAGGAGAAGCCTTTTTCCAGGTAACCAAAAACCCTCATAAACCATTTATCATCCATACCGGTACGGTGCAAACCCGGGTACTGGGTACCTCATTCAAAATAGATGCCTTTAAAAACCAGCCGATATCTGTTGCTGTGGCAACTGGCAAGGTTAGGGTAGATGATGTAAGCGGAAATAAAATTAAATCGTTGGCTGTGCTGGTGCCGGGGCAAATGGTAACCTATGACAATAAGCTGGCTGTTACTTCAGCGGTGATAACTACTGAGGTTAGCGGTTGGAAGGATGCGCTGCTTTCATTTCATAACCGCAACCTGAAGGATATCACATCTGTGCTTGAGCGTTGGTATAACGTAAAGATCCTATACCGCAAACCGGCAATTGCGCATCAAAAAATATCTGTTGCCTTACAAGCCGATATGCCATTGAATAAAATTATGAAAGTGCTGGCGGCAACCGCCCATTTTGATTTCATCATATCCGGTCAGCAGGTAAATATCAATTAA
- a CDS encoding TonB-dependent receptor produces MKCSFVLIVVRLTFISMLMASNVKSQDLSRQISLQLKNVTVTEGLTVIGQQSNIRFSFQEQSTNAVKKNVTLIAEHISVKDALNNLLAHTGLEYKLVEGYVVIDSKPVPLTITGTVTDEKTGELLIGVAVRVKATGAAVATDANGRFRITVPDGGATLVITYIGYQTHEVKVGPQNRELTITLKASSTQLGEVTVQARRRTNTEISVLAERKKAAIVQDAISAAQIERTASITTTQALQRVSGVTVTDDKYVAIRGLGDRSVIGQLNGIRLASSDPDRSAIPLDLVPASLLDNITIFKTVTPDKPADAAAGIVELKTKSVPDSMVLEVVAQTGFNSNIGIGGQFNSFYNSDMGFFGQKINKKDLSKDFLDLGTKYKGGLSQIQKMIANSGYSAETRQEVNRINGIMQGFDPVLTTRYRQAPLNQLYSATFGNSYTLFKKHKLGVIAGVNYYSRTTDISGGDVQQYSIYQGVITGNPQVYSPRNIPNYITPNNLYMGRYQTYKENTGTQTLNYGGLLGLTYRFSPQHEISMQYLGSWGGETQAYNLNGKYDYTGLPGDVKSTVYSLKQSYRKLNTFNLQGEHKFLKGAYSPRLSYNVATSKAGQNDPDYRFVNLADYTPRGGAYIANPTVGSANTAPGSVYTDHLYALSSGYVNGFGAYGIIQAEPNGRRYRNLSETNYNYKADVTLPFKLFGKKQEFKTGVNYLNRDRVFTENVLFLPGSNFSSLGALPLYTVSGNLDRLVSSEIIGIHPTNAGTGEGAAPIGGFLYNSQKSPNNYKGFFETKAGYAMLDLKLTEELRLTGGVRFESTNIQSAVDTSGVFLDPALTTTRPDGSHIPLSLTNPNSVYKTGYKPYYSANMTYSYKENMNFRVGFNTTLARPELREITNVFEFDAFQGGLVVGNPNLINQSTQNLDFRWEYFPASGEVLSFSLFGKRIKNQLYKVFSLQTSGLAATYPEYPTIRFENDPNIGKVWGLEVEVVKDLGKLWAPLNNFFIGSNLMLAQSDIKKSPQRLEANRSIDRHSPDNSPLFEQAPYSVNGWLNYTNKRWGTTFTGTFNMVGERLVQINLTGEPDLYTRPVPVLDFVFSQRITPKVLFKGYIKNMLNPAVKTVYANPGTGGKWYGGEYINRSYQRGSEIMLGFTYNLL; encoded by the coding sequence ATGAAATGCTCTTTTGTGCTCATTGTTGTCAGGCTCACTTTTATAAGTATGCTGATGGCCAGCAATGTTAAAAGTCAGGACCTTAGTCGCCAGATCAGCTTACAGCTGAAAAACGTGACCGTGACCGAGGGCTTGACAGTTATCGGACAACAAAGCAACATACGGTTCTCCTTTCAGGAGCAATCAACAAACGCGGTAAAAAAGAATGTGACATTGATTGCCGAACATATTTCGGTAAAAGATGCGCTGAATAACCTGTTAGCACATACCGGTTTAGAATATAAACTGGTAGAAGGATATGTGGTAATAGATAGCAAGCCTGTACCGCTAACCATAACCGGTACCGTAACGGACGAAAAGACCGGCGAACTGCTGATAGGTGTTGCTGTAAGGGTAAAAGCCACAGGAGCCGCTGTTGCCACAGATGCAAACGGGCGATTCAGGATAACAGTACCTGACGGAGGAGCGACCCTGGTGATTACCTACATAGGGTATCAAACTCATGAAGTAAAGGTAGGCCCGCAAAATCGGGAGCTGACCATAACCCTTAAAGCCTCATCAACCCAGCTTGGTGAGGTAACGGTGCAAGCCAGACGGCGTACCAATACCGAAATTTCGGTACTGGCCGAAAGGAAAAAGGCTGCTATTGTGCAGGACGCTATCTCTGCGGCACAAATTGAACGTACTGCAAGTATCACAACCACACAGGCCCTGCAAAGGGTATCGGGCGTAACTGTTACCGATGATAAGTATGTTGCCATTCGCGGTTTGGGCGACAGGAGTGTGATCGGCCAGTTGAACGGTATCCGACTGGCTTCGTCAGACCCTGACCGAAGCGCTATTCCGCTTGACCTGGTACCGGCATCCTTACTGGATAACATCACCATTTTTAAAACAGTAACGCCCGATAAACCCGCAGACGCTGCCGCAGGTATTGTGGAGCTAAAAACCAAATCAGTACCAGATAGTATGGTGCTTGAGGTGGTTGCCCAAACAGGCTTCAATTCCAATATTGGCATAGGCGGGCAGTTTAACAGTTTCTACAATAGCGATATGGGTTTCTTTGGGCAAAAGATCAATAAAAAAGATCTGAGCAAGGATTTTCTTGATCTGGGCACCAAATACAAAGGCGGCCTGTCGCAAATTCAAAAAATGATAGCCAACAGCGGCTACAGCGCCGAAACCAGGCAGGAAGTAAACCGCATTAACGGCATCATGCAGGGCTTTGATCCGGTTTTAACCACACGTTACCGGCAAGCGCCGCTCAACCAATTGTATTCGGCGACATTTGGTAATAGTTACACCCTGTTTAAAAAGCATAAACTTGGCGTGATTGCCGGTGTAAACTATTACAGCCGCACTACTGATATATCCGGAGGGGACGTGCAGCAATATAGTATATACCAGGGAGTAATTACCGGTAACCCACAGGTTTACAGTCCGCGCAATATTCCTAACTATATTACGCCTAATAACCTTTATATGGGCAGGTATCAAACCTATAAGGAAAATACCGGTACCCAAACGCTCAATTATGGCGGTTTATTAGGATTAACCTATCGCTTTAGTCCGCAGCACGAGATTAGCATGCAATACCTGGGCAGTTGGGGCGGCGAAACCCAGGCTTACAACTTAAACGGTAAGTATGATTATACCGGTTTACCGGGCGATGTGAAAAGTACGGTTTATTCATTAAAGCAATCGTACCGCAAGCTGAACACCTTTAACTTACAAGGCGAGCATAAATTTTTAAAGGGAGCCTATTCGCCGCGTTTAAGTTATAACGTTGCTACCTCAAAGGCTGGGCAGAATGACCCTGATTATCGCTTTGTTAACCTTGCCGATTATACTCCACGCGGAGGGGCTTACATTGCAAACCCAACAGTAGGTTCTGCAAACACTGCGCCCGGATCAGTATACACAGATCATTTATATGCGCTTTCATCAGGTTACGTAAATGGTTTCGGTGCGTATGGCATTATACAGGCCGAGCCTAACGGACGCCGTTACCGCAACCTTTCTGAAACAAACTATAACTACAAGGCCGACGTGACCTTGCCTTTCAAACTTTTTGGTAAAAAGCAGGAGTTTAAAACAGGTGTAAACTACCTTAACCGCGACCGTGTATTTACAGAGAATGTGCTGTTTTTACCAGGCTCTAACTTTTCATCGCTTGGCGCTTTGCCATTATACACAGTATCAGGCAATCTCGATAGATTGGTAAGTTCTGAAATAATAGGGATCCACCCAACAAATGCCGGAACGGGAGAGGGTGCAGCACCCATCGGTGGCTTTTTGTACAATAGCCAAAAATCGCCCAACAACTACAAAGGCTTTTTTGAAACCAAGGCCGGTTACGCCATGCTCGATCTGAAATTGACAGAAGAGTTGAGGCTAACGGGCGGTGTCAGGTTCGAGTCAACCAATATCCAGTCGGCGGTTGATACATCGGGCGTTTTCCTTGACCCGGCCCTGACTACAACCCGTCCGGATGGTTCGCACATTCCGCTTTCATTAACCAACCCTAACTCGGTGTATAAAACAGGTTATAAGCCCTACTACTCGGCTAACATGACCTACAGCTACAAGGAGAATATGAATTTTAGGGTAGGTTTCAACACTACACTGGCCCGGCCTGAATTAAGGGAGATCACCAACGTGTTTGAGTTCGATGCGTTTCAGGGCGGCCTGGTTGTTGGTAACCCCAACCTGATTAACCAATCTACCCAAAACCTCGATTTCAGATGGGAATATTTCCCAGCTTCGGGCGAAGTACTTTCTTTTTCACTATTTGGCAAGCGGATAAAAAATCAGCTATACAAAGTGTTCAGCCTGCAAACCAGTGGCCTTGCAGCTACCTACCCCGAGTATCCAACCATCAGGTTTGAGAACGACCCTAACATAGGTAAGGTATGGGGATTGGAAGTAGAGGTTGTTAAAGATTTGGGCAAATTATGGGCCCCGCTAAATAATTTCTTCATAGGCTCCAACCTGATGCTGGCGCAAAGCGATATCAAAAAATCGCCGCAAAGACTGGAGGCTAACCGCTCTATCGATCGCCACTCGCCGGATAACAGTCCGTTGTTTGAACAGGCGCCATATTCGGTAAATGGCTGGTTAAACTATACCAATAAGCGTTGGGGAACCACTTTTACCGGCACATTTAATATGGTAGGTGAGCGCCTGGTACAGATAAACTTGACCGGTGAGCCGGATTTATACACCCGCCCGGTACCTGTGTTGGATTTTGTGTTTAGCCAGCGCATAACGCCTAAGGTGCTGTTTAAAGGTTACATCAAAAACATGCTTAACCCGGCTGTGAAAACCGTGTATGCCAACCCGGGTACGGGGGGTAAATGGTATGGCGGCGAATACATTAACCGCAGCTATCAGCGCGGCAGCGAGATTATGCTTGGCTTCACCTATAACTTATTGTAA